The sequence GACCGTGCGCTGCGAGCCTGACCACTggccgctggaggagcagcggaaGGCCGGTAAGCATGCGAGCCGCGGTTGTCGCCAGCACTGAATGACCGTCGAGCGGCCAGCACATGAAAGGCGGCGGTCCCCTCTGCTCCCGTCGACACGGCGGACGAAGACAGGAGCGACGACGCTGTAGCCTGAGCGGCGGAGGTCTGCTCCGCGTACGACGTCGCACCTGGAGCGTAGCCCTGCTCCTGCGGCTTCGCTGCACAGCGGTGTCTTTGTCTCTTATCCTCTGCCGTTGCCCAAGGCTTCGCATCCGCGGGGCTGAGAAGTGGATCGTTGCTGGGCGCTCTTGTGGCCCGTGAAGTCACGTCTTTGCTGACTTCCGCTCGTATCTTGGCGACGAGGTTCGCCAGAGAGTCACGAGCGCGAGACGGCAGTGGACCAGCCGAGGCCGCAGGCTGCCACGCCGCATCACCGTGTCTGCTGAAGTGCAGGGGTGCCTCAAAACTGGCCGATGCCTGAGCACGTTGTTCAGCGTCGAGGGTGAGGCCCGCAAAAGAAGATGCCGGCGTCATcgatgccgccgtcggcagcagcggcagtcgcTTCGAGGAAGACGGTTCGCCAGAACCTGTGTCGTTGTGCACCGACGGCATGTGCGTACCGCGACGATCACCTCCATCGACGGCCGGGGATATTCGCCGGGAAGGGTGATCAGCACTGGTGTCACGACGCGATCGCGGCCGTGCGTCGCGTTCAGAGGCATAGCGAGTCGCATTCTCAAGGCTACGCGACGAGGAAGAGTGGTGTGGTATGCGGCTACCGAGCTCGCCACCGCGCCCCAGGTCGTCGCAGGGGAAAAGAGATGACGCGCGGCACACGTGCAGCGGTCTccccgcgctggcgcagcgaTGGTGACGCGCATCCGCCGGCGCGCAGGGCGAGAACGAGGAAGACGTAAAagccgtgtcgccgccgtcgggcGTCAGACTGATCCGTTCTCCATCGCCTTCGCCGTCATCGTAAGGAGACATATACGTGCAGACATGCCCGGCCCCACGGCGCAGGTAATCCAGCTGGGGCGGGTtgccgtctgcgcggcgctggctACAGTAGGTGTCTTCGCAGTACCGCTCTATGAAGGGAGAGCCTCTTCGCCCGGCGGCTGCGAAGGCAGGCATCGGAGGTCGAAGGGATGTcgagcagcgatggcggACGTCCTGTTCGTCGCCGCACCCCACGCCGCCATCCGCGCCGGGTGACACGCGCCTTccgagagaaggggaggaaTGTGAAGCCGCGTGTGAGGCCGAGGCGGTGTAGGAGTCAGGCACTGCTGGCATGGAggcgcttcgccgctgctggcgaggGCACACGTAAGGGCCAACGCAGTCGCGACCGCTGCCCCGGGCCTCCAGGAAAGGCGACCGCAACGCGTGTGGGGTTTCGCGCTGGCGGCTTGCGACGCGAGGCCACGACAGGCCGCGGCTACCGCGGATTCCcccgctgcctctccgctCGGGTGGCAATGATGACGGACAAACTGGGTTCCGGTTACCGCGcttccacggcggcggcgacaatGGCGAGCGCTGCAGTCGCAAGTGCGGGTGAGGAATGTCGTACAGGCCTTGGCACACCTCGCAGTACGAGGCCATCCTACTGCGGAAACGATGGGATTGTGTGCCACGCGCTACGTACCGGCGAGAGCGTGTCTACGCGTGTCAGAGAATGAAGAGAGCAAAGAATGTGAGTGAAGGCGGAAAGGAatgcaagagagaagagtTCCGAtggcgaggcagaggcagcaccagcagcaggaaGACACGTGAGGAGGATGGTGCAGCACAAGCAAGAATGTATGCGTGACTCCTGTACAGACATGCACCCCAGTGCGCGagtcctcctcttctctacGTAGGAAAAGCTCAGCCTTCCCACCCGCTGACATCTTCATCGCCTGGAAGGGGAGGAGTGTTGCGCAGTGGTGGTCCTCGAATACCGCAAGAAACAGCAACCCCACATGCATGCGCACAATCatgctcttctctctctcgccctcctcccccataTCTCGTGCGTTCGTCGTCACTCCGGTGCATCAGTGGATCGGCGCATGCAGCGAGAACAccagcagacacacacacacacacacacagagagagagagagagaaacgaatGGGACAATACGCCATCCATCAGCCCCTTCTGCCCCATCACTACGAAcaccttcccccccccttccgcTGATGCGGTGGAAAGGGAAAGAAGGTGCGCACACCCGCAGGCGTGTGGGCTACAATGTTGCCGCACATGGGCGGGCGCCaacgcatgcacacagagCAGAAACCCAAGACAGACACGCGAACGCgcaaggggagagagagagagagaggaaggaaggcGCACAGAGACGAGCAGACAGAAAGACGTGCGCCATCATGCAAACTTGCCTTCGcctgctctcctctctctcgctcacgcgcccccgccccaccccacccccttcctccgtCCCGTGTCGCGCCTTCTCTTGGgtggggggggcgggggcgtcTTCTTGCCTGATTGCTTTTATTCACCTGTGTACCTCACACCTTCGACTTGCGCGGTGGCGAGGGGTCCGTCCACCCTGGCACGGACACCAGCGTGCTCGGCCACACCAACCCCGTCAGCTCGCCACCGTAGACGCAACCAGAATCGAGCCCGTAGGCGTACGGATACACCTGCAGCCGTCGCTTGGCGTCGTGACCGTACACGACCGTGAAATCAGTGTAGTCTCGATGAATGCGCCTTCGCCACTTCGACACATCCTCATCTGCCTTCTTTGGCTTCTTCTTTCCGCTGTCGTCTGCACCATCGCCGGTGCCACTTCCGCCGCTacggctgcggccgcggcttCGGTCACTGCTTCTATcgctcgcctcctcgccggcCACAGAGCCGTGCAGCTTGCGGGCCAGCTCCGACCACTTCACGCCCCAGTTTGCACCGAGTTTAGGCCGCTCCAGTGTCGCAAAGGCGGCAGAAACAGAGAGGGCCACGTGCGCTGGCTGTCCCGTGGCCTCATTGGTCGGCTGCCTCCAGTACTTTTTGGCCTTTACCAGGTTACGCATGCGCGTTACAGCCTCGACGCTCTGGGCGGCAAGCGGGATTGACGGATCGATGCCCGCATGGACAACGATGAGCCGATAGGCATGGAAACACAGAATGTGGGGGACAGACATCATGAAGGCAAAGACGTCGTCGGGGCAGTGCAATGCCAGTGGGTagaggctgctgctcgcctcctTGTCCGTCAGCGGAACATCCGCCCGCAGCTTCTCGGAGagttgcagcagcgccgcgtcgtgATTCCCCAGTACACCAATAGCACCGATGTCGCGCAGGAACCGCACGACGCCGTACGAATCCGGGCCTTTGTTCACAAGGTCACCGACGAAGACGCAGACATCCTCCACAGCACCGTCCTCGGCTGATGGCGAAGCCGATTCTCCCAACGGGCCTGGCTTCAGAACAGCCGGGATGCACATGCTCGGGGCACCACCGCGAGAAGGCAGAGGGCCAGCTCTGGAGAGCGAcgatgccgacgacgacgacgtcgtcaGCAGGGTGGGGCAGCGCCGAACAACTGCATTGGCGAAGTGAACCTTTACAAGAAGCTCCCGCAGTTGGTCGAGACAGCCGTGGATGTCGCCGACAAGGATCAGGCGCCCTGTGGCCCGACCACACACATCCACGACGCGGAGAGACATAGAGACTTTCGGGGGAAGAGCGAaaggcgagaggggagggatgaTGCCGTGTGCCTtcgcgcacctgcgcctcgtgaaaaggaggggaggggaggcaaGAGACCCTGTGCATGGGCGTGGAGCACAATGAGGAGCAGGGAAGGACAGGAGAAGCCACGACGGTTGCCAAGGTAGCCGGCGCACGGGAGGTGCGAACgctctgcggcagcgaatatcgcggcgtgtgcgcgtgcgtgcgtgtcccGGGTGAGGCGCATGCACAAATGCGACAGTAAAACAAAAGAGGGCACACAGGTGCTTGTGGCTTTCATTCTTGGCGCTGTGCGTGAACAACCCGACACCACAGAGAGTGCCTTGGCCTAAAGCTGGGATGCCCGCGCATGCAGTCTGACCGCCTTCCTACCTCCCACTTCGACCCGCGTCCGCTCCGCTTGTCAGCGATAGAGTCGGGGTCGGCTCGCTTTCCATTCTCTTGCCTTGGCCATGCGgcatcccacccaccctAACGGCCCTGCTATAGCGCATGGCCGGTTtgcagcagtggtggcgcTCCTGCACATGTCTcagtgcgtgcgctggcAAGGCGaagggcacacgcacagataCAAGAGTCGTTCATCACTGCTGACATGCATCGCCTCCGTCATGGTCGGTCGTGATCGCTCCGCCTTGGCACCACCATCGCTCTAgtcagacacacacacgcacacacctccgCGTGTGTTTAGATGTCATTCCGATCCGGCGGCGGTAGAAGAGAAGAGTATCGCAGAGAGGTAAGCCCTCTCGcgctcggcagcgtcgcgagCCTCGCGCTGCACGGCCTGCGTCGCAGATCGAAGCTGCCCCATAGActgaaagagaggagagggcgaggagggatGCACAGCTCTCATGTCTTCGTCCCTGCGAACGGCCACCTCGTCGCCTCCGTAGAGTTGTCTACGCTCGATCGCCGCTACGTGGCATTGGCTACCTGGTGCGGTACCCGATGCGTtgtgagcagcgccgcacaggcgcacggcctccgcctcaAGCTGCGTGGCAGCCCTCCCCAAAGCCTCTAGTGCAGCGCTGGGGTACACCTCAAGCTCGCCAGCGCTGGTGGTGTGGCACTGCGATGGTGGCGGGTGTGATGCTGCACACACcagtgcaccgccgccaatTTTCACCGTTCCAGCGCTGACATGATGGTGCAGCGCTTCACCACCGAACGTGCCTTCGTCGTTTCCGCGTGCACTGCGGTGCGTTGTCGAAggcggtgtcgctgccgcctctaCACGCCGCTCGTGCTGCGGTCGCGATGGCGTCGGTCGACGTTGCCGTAGCTCGCAGCTTTCTACGTCGCTGGCTCGGTCGCtggcgcgcgccgccacctctggAGCATCACCGGCAAAGACGAAAGGCGCTGAAGCGGAAGGGCGTGCGGTGGCACGGCGGAAGAGCGAGTCGGGGCCTCTGCTCGAGACGGTGCTTGACGCGCCAACATGAATTTCGAACAAAGACGCTGGAGCCGCCACTGACGTCGATGATGCCGCCGCAGTACCAGCATGGAGATCAGCTCTGGCAGACGGGGCACAGGCGTCCCCGCCCTGCACGGCGCGCGAGAGGAGCACCGCTAGCTGAGTTGAGACAGCGCCGAAGGAGTCAGTGCCTGCACGATCACCTGCACTGTTTCTTCCATGCGTGGCTAGCCGCTGTGCGTTCATGCGATCCCACAGTGTTGCAGGGTCCACTATGTCTTCACGCCCACGTTGCAAGCCACGAGATACCGACGATGACGGAAGCGACGAGgcgacgtcgctgccgatggGACTCACCGGCGCGGCAGTCAGCAAGGAGCTCTCCGCATTCACGCCATCCAGCGTACAATACGGAGAGTGGGAACCCAGCGCAGCCACTggaggagacggcgatgCAGTAAAGCAGCTAGGTGGCGAGTCTGTGGGCGGCCGAGATGCAGCACTTGCGTGTGCCCCACTCGAAGCCTGATCTATCGTCGTGGCAGGAGGGCGGTGAAGATACGACGAAGCGGCCGTAtcgctgcgctggcggcgcaaCCCAGCCAGCtctgcctccagctccaTCACGCGGTCCTGTAACACGGACTTGGCCGCCTGCtcctgcaccagctgcgcgtGCCAGCGATCTCCccactgctgcgctgctgcgtagGCGCGAGTGCAGCGCTGAAGAAGGCGCCGCAGAAGCGCCTCGGCCTCGCGCATGTGCGGGGCCGCCGGGTCCTCTCTCGGCCCAGACAAGACACTCCCCACTGTCTCGGAGCCCCTTGACGCCACTacaggaggagaggaagacagTTCCAGCGCCGACTCGCCATCCCCCTCGCCTGCAatcagcggcgcggcgtccgCGTTTGTGCTGCTCGTGTCAAGTACGGACgcctcgcgcgcgcgacggcgccaaTCCACGAGTTGCCGCTCCAGCCATgccaccttctcctccgaTCTCACGAGCTGCTCGAAGATGAGGGTGCTGGTGGACGCGAAGGCCGCGCTGCGGGACGCGGCAAGGTCAGGGTCGCCGCCAGTGAGCGCACCACAAAGAAGAGCACCAACGTCGGCCCTGCGGCCTCGTGCAGCAGCCGGTGTCGAAGCTCCGCTGGAGCCCGGCAGAGCGTCCGCGGTGCCAAAATGGGTGGCTAGACGCCGCTGAAGCGTCGCGATCTCCTGTATATCGCGAGTGTGACGCTCGGCTAGGGCAGACAGCTGGTCAAGCGTCGCGGCCTCATGCGCGCGCCACGCCCGCACGTCGGCGCGCATGACGCCGCACAGCCGCACAAACGCGTCACAGTAAGGCCCTAGAAAGGTGGCGAGGGCCACGTCGGGAGGCGGCAAGGAAGGCGCTGGTGTCTGCGTGGGGTCCTCACAGGCGTGAGATGCAGCGTCACAGGCCGCGGAAGCTACGACCTCCGCCGCACACGGCCCTTCCCCTTGAGAGGTCATAGTTGTGTCGTAGAGGAGTGCTTGGGGAGGGCACAgagacgcggcggtggtgtcgttGTCTGCCATCGAGTCATGTTCCGCAGAGTCGACGCCGATGTgtgacggcgctgacggcagGGGCGCTCGCTGTCCTTCGAGCGAGCTTGGCTCACGAATACGTGCCCTGGAACCTGGGTGTCGACCGGTTCGAAGCACAGAAGGTGGAGAGCCGGAATCCCTCACTtgtggtgtgtgctgcgGTAGAGGCGTCTGCTCCTTGTGATGCCCATTATGTGCCATGACGCTGCTTGTGTCAAGGCCTGAGGGCGCTTCGTCCTGCCTCGCAGCCTCCATGGCCGCAGTcgcctccgcttcctcgctCACATCGAAAGACTCGGACTCAAAGAGAGAgtggaagcgctgcagccgtgccTCCTCGGCGTGTGTCGCAGCCGTGGCGCACGTGGCAGCCACGCTGGCTGGCGAAGTCGCAGGAGGGGCTGCAGAAAGCGCTGCCTCGGGTGTGTTCCTCACTGCTCCCACGGCGCGTGTATCAGCGCGAGCCTGATGGAGAACGCCTTGTGGGTTGTCCGCCAGCTTTTTAGACCGCACATCCGCCTCCACTCGTGGTCGAGGGCTAAAGCCGGTAGAGTCCTCCGCGTCCCTCGTCACATTGATGCTGAGCGGCACTGTCACCGCCACGTCGGTGCCGACTGCCACAGTGTTCATAGACATACTCCTCATCGGAGCGGCACCGACGCACAGCGCGACGCCGCACTCGCTGGGCGTCGCAGCACGGGAGGTGTCGACCGCCACACGGGTGGACAGTGATGCTTGCATCGGAGAAACTCGTGGAGCGGGCGCCGCTTCCGGCCTCGCACTGCCCCCCTCTTCATCGTTGTTGACCGGCAACCGCGAAGCCATCAacgacgccgatggcgatcgcgctgcagcaaaGGGCGGTGAAGCAgtgccaccgccatcgaCTGCGCCATAGCGCTCTGCCACAAAATCCTTCAACAGCACCGCGTACTCGTGCAGCACTCGCCTCGCTGCATCTGCGTTATCAAGACCCCGCACACGGGGCCGCCCCTCGTGGTGTTGTTGCCTTTCCTGCTGATGCTCTCGCCCAAGTGCAGCCCagccagccgcagcagccagcaccTTGCTGTTGACGTCATCTGCAGTCGCCTCCGCTACCACGGCACAGATGGGCACGACCAGGGAGCACGACGATACCGCACTAGACGCGATCTGGAGGGAAGTGCTAGTGTCATGGCGCAGAGCAGGAATCAAGCTGTCAACGGACCCTCTCGACACGGAGAAAGCGGAGGTGCTCAGGGTAGCGCCGACCTCGGCGAGACAGGTGTGCGTGAGGGCAGCGAGGCTGTATCGGCTGCTCCACGGCAGAAGCGGTGTGGGCAACGGCGCGGGAGCGGCGCGTCTTTTTGCTGCCAGGACCGCCGTTGTGCAGCCCACTGCCGATCTGCCTCCTTGACCCTCTGCGCTCTTTGGAGAAGAGGCCTTCAGTGGACGGTAGCCGCAGGACACGCTGGGGCCGGCAACGTCCCACAGCTTCCAGATACCAACTGGTGCCGGCACTCCTGACGCCGCTGAGAGCAGTGCGGCAGGACCGGATGAGCCACGCTTGTGACCGGCCTCGTCACGGAAATTATCCATCGCACGCCGCGtcgtccacggcggcggctgttgCACCtcctggtgctgcagcggtcTGAGGGGCTCGCAGGAAACGATGAGGGTCACACACACGTGACACATCctctcctccagcggctCGCATGCCGGCTGCAAGAACGCGAAGGCGGTCGGCGAAGAGGATGACGCATCCGCCTCTGGATGCCCTGCCTCGCCTGCCAGAGGTTGAGTGTGCCGCCAGCCGGCCGAGCACGAAAGAGCCGCGTAGAGCACCGCCATGGCGTCGTGAATAGactccacacgcacatagCAGGCTGCTGGTATGTCAGACGGGTAATCGACAGAGTCGTCCAGCCCCTCCGTCTCGTCGATCTCGGTGCGCAGCACGGTGTCAGAGAGCAGGTCCACCGTCGATCGcggtcgctgcagcacagaAGGATGGCGGAGCGGGGCCGCGTCGCGCACCTCCGTCACACTCATGGCTGCTACAACGCGGGTGTCGGCAGGCGCGTTGGCCGGCGCGAAAAGACGGTTCAACACGGCGGCGAACAATCCACTCCAAGCCTGGGATGACGGCGATACCGTCGGTGACAGCGGTCGCTGCCTCGATGGCCACCCCAGCGTGCCGccaaagagaaaagaggagtTGGCCGCGCCCTGCGGCCCCATGGTGAAAGTCAGCACTTCACGATTttctgctgtggctgctgcggttgttGCCGAGGCACTGCGAATTCTGTGGCTGCCCACGCctccgtgctgctgcagagcgtgCCCCTGCAAGAGCTCCTCGGCGATCACGTCAGCCAGCCTCGCTGTGAGGCATGAGTCTGTGTAGGTGAGACAAGCTGAGTCAGGCCCGTGGGCATGATGTTGCAGCCGTATCGGACGTTGCTGCGCATCGtcgctggcggcagcgactgcgtCAGCACCAAGCCCTTCGACAGAAATGAACGGCGTCTGCACAACCACCTCCATCGTGGCTGGTAACGCCGACGCGGATGgcaaagagggggaggcggcagaACGCTCGCCATCGCGCATGCCCAAGCCGACGACCTTCCCAGCCTCCCCAGCGAGCGCTACTTCACCTCCGCGAGAGTGCTGGTGTCGACTCCGGCGCAGCACGTTCGATTCCGACAGTGATGAAGCCGATGGCAGGtagcgccggcgcagcacgcacagTCGTGATGGCACCTCACTCGAAGTCAAGCCAGGAGCATTCGCAGACGGATCgatatgcgtgtgtgcgccaccgGTGGCCGGACCAGTTGTGATGACACCCGAATTGGCCGCCGCCAGTCCAGTTTCGTCTGCAGACGCGTCCCTTCTCTGCTTATCCTCCATCCGCCATGACCGAGCCTCTCGCCAGCGCAGggccacgcacacacgcggcaggGGGACCGTGGGGACGCGGTTGCATCCGTTTCGCTCCATCAAAGTGGGGTTGTGTACAGGAGGTGAGTGAATGTGTCGCGGCGCGGCAGTGTATCGTTGTTTGTTTCTATCAGATCAATCAGCATGCATCGCCTCaacgtgcgtgtgcgcgtgtgtctgaAACGTACGGCGGacgcctctctcgcgctgtccccctcccctgcttTCTGAAAACGGAGAAGGAAAACGATGAAGGTCAGTCAGTACAGCGAGAGAAAAGAGCAGatgtgagcgtgtgtgctgctgccgctgctgttggaACGACGGTGCAATGTAGTGCACCCTGCTTGACAACGCGCGGTCGCCCGTACTGGGAGCAGCTGTTcccacgcatgcacacaagcacactcccccttcccttaATGATGCGGTGGAGAGTCAAGACACCCGAGACCCCATGCAGGAAAAGGCGAGGCGACTCCGGAAGGGGCCGCTGTTTCTGCGGCCAGCGATGCGGAACAAGACAAGGAGCAAAAAGAAGTGCGGGGCGAGGACAACGGCCACCGCCCggagacgtgtgtgtgtgtctctcttccgcctctCCGGCCTCTGTGCCCTCGCTTCCCGCTCTCCTTGTGCGGATGCGGATGGCTGTCACTCAATTCTTCTCGTTCGTTATtcggtggaggagaggagaagagaagcagcgcacacTGCAGTCGCGTGGCGCCGCGTCCGAAGAGCACGAGAGGCATGggcaaaaaagaagagagacggagTAAGATGGACAGCACCACGcggggagaggaagaagacgTATAAGAGAGGCaacggaggagaaggagggaggggagaggtcCCGCACAACGCACAaggcagccacacacacacacacacacacacacacacaccacccccaaccccacccctctccctcgctctcttttctgacacacacatacacgtgtCTGTTCGTAAGACTCCGATGGTGATGGCGAGGCGACTGTTCagaggcacgcacagccTGTGATGCGCAGGCAAgccaccgcgcacgcacacggaaaccgcacagcgagagagggaaaggcgGACTACATgaactttttttttctttcggcCATTCTACTACGATCAGGTCAAGCGAatatgcgcacgcacacaaccgcAGCTCatcggcttctctctctcgctgccgctgaatCCGGCCATGTGTCTAACGAGCGATTATTGTCCTTGCTCGCCCTCTTCTTGGCACACACGCTGCGCGATCGGCACCAGACGGACACTCGGGTGGGCTGCATGCCTTGATCCAAGCGGACCGCGTCCAGGGGCCTGCTCGgggacggtggtggtgacgtcTGTTATTCGGGTATTAGGGGGTGATCTATGCGCATGCTGGATGAGCTCAAGGGGGAAGCTGGCCAGCCTCAGGTCAGGGTTCGCTGAGACCCTCTGTTCTTCTTGAGCCGCTTCAAGCCGCAGCGTCCCATAATACGGCGTGAATGCTCTTCATATGGAAATCTGAAGGACTCGATGCTGTTCTCGTCATGCTTCCAGCATCCATGCCCCATCAGCCCACCCCGGTCGGGATGTAGGAGACGCCGCATGTTTTTGCACACGTGCATTGTGGGGTTCATTGTTATGGATCTCCTAGTGCCGCTCTTGTCTATCATTCGTGCTCCTTCTGGCCTCTGGATACCTTGCTCGTATTCGATACGCCATGACAGCGGTGCTTGAcagtgcgtgcgcacagtgCTCGCACCATTGGACCCTGGGCCCTGCTCCAGAACGATGTTGTTGcctgggggaggggaggggggctggACGGCTTGCACGCATGTGCCCCGACAGTTGGGACGCTGCTATGAGCCTGTGGCGGAACGAGGGCATTCCACCCTCTCCTGAATCTGCAGGCCTCTGACGGAAGCGGGGTGCGTCCAGCGAAGGGGGCCCGCGCGTAAGTGTGTGCCAGCGCACGAAGAGCTCATAGCCTGTCGTCCTGAAGGGTGGCCAGGGGTAGCCATACACACGCGAGGGTGGAAGC is a genomic window of Leishmania major strain Friedlin complete genome, chromosome 17 containing:
- a CDS encoding bis(5'-nucleosyl)-tetraphosphatase,symmetrical-like protein → MCIPAVLKPGPLGESASPSAEDGAVEDVCVFVGDLVNKGPDSYGVVRFLRDIGAIGVLGNHDAALLQLSEKLRADVPLTDKEASSSLYPLALHCPDDVFAFMMSVPHILCFHAYRLIVVHAGIDPSIPLAAQSVEAVTRMRNLVKAKKYWRQPTNEATGQPAHVALSVSAAFATLERPKLGANWGVKWSELARKLHGSVAGEEASDRSSDRSRGRSRSGGSGTGDGADDSGKKKPKKADEDVSKWRRRIHRDYTDFTVVYGHDAKRRLQVYPYAYGLDSGCVYGGELTGLVWPSTLVSVPGWTDPSPPRKSKV